Part of the Equus asinus isolate D_3611 breed Donkey chromosome 11, EquAss-T2T_v2, whole genome shotgun sequence genome is shown below.
TCTTTCAATGGTGTTCTGGACTTACAAAGATGACTTTCTAACAGGAAGCTTGGGAACAATTTTCTGGTATGACCAGCCAGATATTACGGCTACTTTATGCCTACTTTGGAGCAGGAAAGCCAGGCTTGGGAGTACAAAGGGTGCACTGAGTCTATTAAAAACTTGGAGAAATGAGAGATGATGCAAGTATGGTATTTACCAGAACACTGCTTGACTGTAAACTCTATTGATGCAAGTCAATAACCCAGATGTTATTTGGAGcacaaaatcatttaaaaaatggaagatgTATTAACTCAGGAGCCAGAGATAGTTATCTAAGCTTTGAGAGCGATGTGAACTCGAGTAGCCAGGTGTCAGGCATTGTTTTTTGGCAAGGGCGGAATTGCTCCAAAGCTCAACCACTTCCTCTCACACTATCAtggacacatttctttttttctctccacttaATTATCGCCAACTCATTCTTCACAAGTATTCATCCTTCTTTAGGTACAGAAGCAAGCTAAAATTATGGGTTGATGACAGGTAAATTCcaacaaaaactggaaaagcaAGAACAGATGGATCTTTCCAacttatttcttaaatatcttaaaaatgtattttttcagtcTATATTTGTTAGAAAAAAGATTTTAGTGAATCATGAAACTTAAAAATCAACATACCAAAATATAGCTATccaaatattaatcaaaattcTCTACCTTTCATTTAAGATTTAGGATATGAGCATGGTGAACGTAGTTTTATTTAATGAGTAATGCTAATTCTGTGACATCTTCCTTAGCAAAACTCTTGGGCCATTTAAATAGCTGTAACCCTTACAAAGACCTGGAGACCACAACCACCGTGGAGAATGCATCAGCGCTTTCCCCAACTTCTGGACTCTCACAGTGCCTTGCTTGCGTCTTTGCTGTGAAAGTCCTGTCTTGCATTAGAGGTACTAACCCTTTCCCTTTGCATTACATCCACTACTCCTGTGATTTGTAAGGAGTaggtattcaaaatatatttgttaaattgaaATGCCAAATTATTTTTGCCCAAATTCCGTTCCAAGTGGGTCCCTGTATTAAGCcaaattatttattcttctgtGTGTATCAGAACTGTTTTGAGAAATAAACTTTCAAGTATGAAGCCTTACATGCTCATCTAGCAAAGCCAGAGGCCAAGGCAACAGGCTTCATTGTAATCTcctttaatagtttatttttaaaagcctgagTTAGTTGCCAAGTAAGACTggcttttaaaagttctttaggTCAATCAAAACgcagttttaaataaaaatgtgaaacattTGCTAGCTATGGATAAAAGTTTAAGTGCTAATCGTTTTTTCTTATTTGCTATATTTCTacctcccctttttcttttttgactgtAAGTTAAATGAGTATTTTAATTTTGACTACAAGTGTGCTAACATTAGTGGTATTCCCATTTTGTCTCTTATTGTCCACATGGTTGTCTTTCGTGATGTAAGGAGGGCGGTGGTGTGGCATCCAAATAAAATTCAAGTATAGGATGTTATGGTCTGACAGCTCTCTCCTCCCATGAAAGGCCAAAAAGTGATTAAATATTCCAAATGTATATAGCTTCACTCTGACGATCAGTTAGGCCAAATCAGATAGGCCTTATTTTACAATTCTGCTCTGGCCTTCAATCAATGGAGACCCAACCTTGGTATGTTACAGAGAAATGAGGCAATTGTcctaattaaaatagaaattaatggaACTTTTGCCTTAATGAATATTGAAAACCAAAGAATGGATACTGATATAATATTGACGAAACTAGTTAatgtcctatttttatttttcttgctacaCAGTTGAACCAATTTTCAAAGTTGAGACTTTTGCACCTACATCCTGGTGGTTTTGCACATTTAAGAGAGGAAAGCAAATGGCCAATTGTGGATATAACCACAAGTGAAATTCTAAACCCACTAAACCTTGGAAAATTTTGACTTATATGCTCAAAAGTTAATAAATTACATCAAACCCATCAACTGCctattaaatacatatttcacAGCACCGTGCAAAGAGCAAATTCATTTATCTGACATCATCGATATCTTAACTTATGTATCCTGGAGGCAAGCAGTCTTTGAGACAAAGTGTACTGGAGAAAAAGTTATGCAAAGTTTGGTTGGGAGTACCTGCACTTAGTTTTGGCTCTCTTCTGCACAGACAATCCCCACAGCATGCTCCAACATGGCAGAAATTTGGCAGGGCCTTAAATTCTCCTCCTCAAAACACACAAATGAGTTTTAAGTAACAACGATCAAGTTGTCATTCTTAAATGAATCTCAATATAGAGAATGCATAGTTTTCTAAAAAAACTAAAAGgcaagaaaccagaaaaaaatacatagtcAAGATTTCCCTAAATGCTTAGCAGTCAGCTGACATGTTTGCTGTATCTTTATAATCTATCACAATACCAAAATAATGGTCATTGgattataaaatcattttatgtaTAGTGTGAATTTTCAGGAACTTTAGAGGTTAAGAACTTGAGGTGGTTATTCCTGGTATCTCAGAGAGATGTCTTGCAAcatttaaaaactcttaacaCACTGCTCACTCTTAACACCACCTGTTTTCAATCTGGTTAGatataaacatttcattttccatattctgaaaataaattcTATATTGGCTTATAGATAAACTCAACGTTTAATAGGTTAGTTGGAAGCTTCTTGAGAAATCCTCTTTTCCTATATACATTTAAATGATTTTCATCAGGACTTCATATATACTTACATTAAACCTCTTCTAATTTCAGTTGGTTATCATTACATTCTACATTCAAACAGTGAATTGTGCTTTACCTGggactccattaaaaaaaaaagctaaattagAAAGCAATTCCTAGGCCACTTCTCAAACTGTACATAATCACTCGTGGAAcgattaaaaatgtaaattcctaGGCCACGCCTTCAGAGACTCTGACCCCATATCGCGGGGCAGGGTTTCTTCATCCACCTCAATAAATACCCAATTGCACTGGATACAATTTGTCTATACAACACTTTAAAGCTGCTTATGTGAAGACTCTGACTCTCACAATTTCTATACCAAAGTTCTGTCTGTATATAGCAATTTTTGATGAATAAAGCTAATTGTCAAAATTTTTGTGCTTTACAAATCTTGAGAACTATGCCATGAATAATAACCCTGTCTTGTTTTTCAACATTCTAATTCCTTTCAGACTGTTAGGGTTCAATTGAAGAGTATTAGAATCACAACATTCAGTATCCCAAAGTTGAAACTTAGAGGAAAAAATTTCTAAATTCATTTAACCTTGTGTTTTTTTGGAGAAAGTGTAGAGGAAACTAAAAGTCCTTCTAGCAATGTCTTGGTTTAGGAGGCTGTACAGTTCCTTGAaagccaattttaaaaaacaaaagagaagacaaGCTGTACTGAAACCTCTTAACCTAAGAGAAGCCTCAGAACAGGAAACGGGAGATTAAACAATAATGACAGGTAAATCATTTCCTAGACTTCCGGTGATTCTTGGCAGCAAAAGGTTgtgcttttggaagaaaaaatcaTCAGCCACAAAGTGACTAATTAATCAAGTGACTTATTACAAAAGAAAACCTAATATTTGTCAAGATGGGCTTGCAGCAGCTTGCTCTGTGTTTGTTCCCAAAAGACAATTGCAAGCACACTGACTTTTGGCCATACTGCCTCTTTTTCCcagaataaaatttaacaattttctgGATAATCTGATTAAATAAGAAAAGGCCTCTCAAATTGGCCTGCTTGGTCTTGAAATATTAGGCCAATAGAGGATGAAATTTCATGATATCCAATACCTGAATCCaaacaaattatattttccatgtcttttctAACATAAGAAATTTGGTATCATGGTGATAAACTTGAGAGTCTAAAAACAAATAGACTAGGAAAAACATAGCCACGATGAGCCAAGTCTAGAAACATTCTTGCCTCAATTCTAAGCATGGATCCGTATGGATACACTGCATGCCTGACACACAGGGGCCATTCAAAAACTGTTTGTTGAACTAAACTCGTTTCTCTGGTCTTGAATTAGCCTCATGACATTCATTCTTAATACTAAGAAAAAGTCTAATTGTTAATCTTTTAGGGAAGTCTTCTGAATGAATTAGTTCAGGATTTTTATTTAGAAACTTTCAAAACAAGGCAAGTCAGCATACCTGCACGAGGAAGAAGAGGAGTGATGATATAACCAAAGCAGGCTCTCATGATTAACAGACGAGTGGGCCAAACGCTCAATGATTTCTCTCCTGATTGCTTTCTTCTCTCCGAAAACCACCAAATCGCCACTTTACCTTACGGCAGCCAAGGTAAGATAAATCTTATAGATAAGTGAAACTATTTCCCTAACATGCTAGCCTTAACATAAAATGTGGTTTCTTCcacttcaaaagaaaaacaaaaaaggtaaaagaagacaaaacagcTCAGTTTAATTTCAAAcgttaatatattttctattttatattggaCATATGCATCTGTAACCCCTCATCTGCAGCAACCATCACATCCTCATAAAAGGGGCCAAATTTGTAAGATGcctcttaaaataaatattcttttttataaaataataaaacttcaaataaatattctttacaCTAAACAATATgttgaaaaaattagaaaataaaggttGAATTTTACCGTAACTGTACAATATACACGAAGCCCAAAGGGAAATCAGAGTCTTACAATAAAGGCTTTCTGTAAGGCAAAATACATCTAAAAACATACTGATTGATTCACATTCTTCCGAATGTACAACATATTAGTATAATATTTTGTGACCGTGCCAAATAGCATGGCACAACTTGTTTTTCACAGTTGCAAATATTAttgtatatacaaaaatatagcACATTATCTCTggagaaaacaatggaaaaaaagtCATTTGCTAATTTACAAATTTTGCAAGTACTATTCACAAACAAAAACTTTGCCTAGGAGTGTCTGTTGCTTTAGCTTATGGAACATGTGGGTCGCCAAGTTCTGTCTCCCATCCTTTGAGCTCCATTAGCTGAGTTCTAACAAGCATGTCAGTTAAAATGGCACATGGACAAAAAGCGTTTCACTGCAAACAGCAAAGACTATCTCAACCCTCTATTAACAGTGCCAAGATTATAACTTTTTAGTTGGTTGCATATGTGtgttaagaaaagagaaaagaacaattcTTATTACTGTAATATTCCTGATTAATGATGCTATGTTGGTTTTTCAAAGTTCCTGGGTGGGACAGTGGGAACTTTGCAGCAAACTGTGTTTGAGTTTTTACAACGGCATCCAGGCCTGTTAACCCGGTCATAACACCCCTGGCACAATTTAAGGCAACCCTTGGCTGGAAGGTAACACCATAAACAAGGCAAAAAGAGGGACATGACGCCCATGGCCGACCAACGTGTACAACAGTGAGACTGGCTGCAAGAACACGGGTTGTCAGCACAGTTGTCCTCATCATCATTAGAACAGTGATAGAAGAGACCTTTCACACAGCACACGCAAGTCCCATAGTCAATCACGTTCTGGGCTGAGCAAAGGCACTGCTTGTCGCAGATCCAGTCTGATGGCAGAGGCCTTGGGTAGGTGCACTCCTTACACTTGCACTTGCCACAGTCCTCACACCGGTAGGCGTGCAGGCCCAAATCTTCCTTGCTCAGTGGCTTAAGCTCACCTGGCTTGAGCTCCGATTTGGGCTGCACCCGGATTATCCCATCAGCAACAGGCCCCGAGGAGAAGGATGATCCCAACAGTCTCTGTTCGGAGGAACTGCTGCTGGTACTTGTCCTCGTGCTGCTCCGAGACCCCGAGCTGACTGTGCTGATGGACCTGGACAGAGGGGCTCGTGCAGAAGCATGGACCTGCGAGTGCTGGAGCCTGGGAGGCTGGCGGTGCTCGGGCAGACCATGGAGTCTCTCATGTTTGTGCTGAGCAGAGGGGCGGGGAGTAGGCTTGAGCCCAGGTCTCGGGACCACAGTAGGCCCTTCTGTGTACTCATTGGTGTTTCGGATGGCTCTGATCTGATCCAGAGACAACACGTGTACCTGCTGGGTGAGGACGTCTCTGGGGTCAGGCTCCCCGCGCTGCCTGCCACTGTCACGGGGTGCCTGCAGCAAGGGCTGAGACCCACTGCCACTCTGAGCTCTGGCCTCCATCAGGTCTTGGAAGTGTGGTCACTCCAGCAGGCTTAGAACACATCTGAATTCCTGCGGAAACCCAGAGGAAAGAGATGGTTTACACTCCAGGAGACTTCCCACTCTCCACCCACCTGAGTTAACTCTTTATCTCCCACTTCCCCTACAGTAACAGGATTTGAAATCTGAATAGCCATCTGATCAATGCCTGtaccaaaaagtaaaaattacagCCGGGGACTGACAACCCTTTAATCCCATGATGTGTAGTGACACAAAGCTGATCCTTGTTTCAATCACAGAAGTAACAATTCCTtattcaaataaatgtaaaattggtAAGGTTCAGGTTCAACGTAAAAATGGCAAGAAAGTAACATTTGAACATAACATTGCTACCAACGTTTTCAAAAGTTGAATACCTTTTCAAAATGTGAAA
Proteins encoded:
- the SPRY2 gene encoding protein sprouty homolog 2 — its product is MEARAQSGSGSQPLLQAPRDSGRQRGEPDPRDVLTQQVHVLSLDQIRAIRNTNEYTEGPTVVPRPGLKPTPRPSAQHKHERLHGLPEHRQPPRLQHSQVHASARAPLSRSISTVSSGSRSSTRTSTSSSSSEQRLLGSSFSSGPVADGIIRVQPKSELKPGELKPLSKEDLGLHAYRCEDCGKCKCKECTYPRPLPSDWICDKQCLCSAQNVIDYGTCVCCVKGLFYHCSNDDEDNCADNPCSCSQSHCCTRWSAMGVMSLFLPCLWCYLPAKGCLKLCQGCYDRVNRPGCRCKNSNTVCCKVPTVPPRNFEKPT